The Cronobacter sakazakii genome has a window encoding:
- the mnmC gene encoding bifunctional tRNA (5-methylaminomethyl-2-thiouridine)(34)-methyltransferase MnmD/FAD-dependent 5-carboxymethylaminomethyl-2-thiouridine(34) oxidoreductase MnmC: MKPIAIQPASLTFNNEGTPVSRDFDDVYFSNDDGLEETRYVFLDGNQLPERFMTHPRDSFIVAESGFGTGLNFLTLWQAFAAFRDAHPDATLQRLHFISFEKFPLTSADLKSAHAHWPELAPWAQQLQAQWPMALPGCQRLVLDGGRVTLDLWLGDINELVDTLDDTHNRQVDAWFLDGFAPSKNPEMWTPGLFTAMARLARPGGTLATFTSAGFVRRGLIEAGFDVVKRKGFGRKREMLTGTLSHDAPPPARAPWYARRPASGDKDVAIIGGGIASALLALALQRRGWQVTLYCEDDAPAQGASGNRQGALYPLLSHHDAALAAFFPAAFTFARRLYDALPVSFDKDWCGVTQLGWDEKSQTKINQMLELALPDTLARGVDAREVCERCGVETGCGGIEYPQGGWLCPAQLTAGVLELAQANGLRVHYGHRVSALHREDQDWQLDFANGAQARHAAVVLANGHQLSGFPQTEKLPVYPVGGQVSHIPTTPGLGALRQVLCYDGYLTPQNPANAMHCIGASYHRGVSEMRYQEEDQQRNRQRLIDCLPAASWAQEVDVSAGDARCGVRCATRDHLPMVGNAPDYAATLRDYATLSQDASAPETVMPAPVLKNLFVLGALGSRGLCSAPLAAEILASQMSGEPLPLDGATLAALNPNRLWVRKLLKGRAAG, from the coding sequence GTGAAACCTATCGCCATACAGCCCGCCAGCCTGACGTTTAATAATGAGGGTACACCTGTTTCCCGAGATTTTGATGACGTTTATTTTTCCAATGATGACGGTCTGGAGGAGACCCGCTATGTCTTTCTGGACGGTAATCAGCTCCCTGAACGCTTTATGACACACCCGCGTGACAGCTTTATTGTCGCCGAAAGCGGATTTGGCACCGGGCTGAATTTCCTGACGCTCTGGCAGGCGTTCGCGGCGTTTCGCGACGCGCACCCGGACGCTACGCTGCAACGCCTGCACTTCATCAGTTTTGAAAAATTCCCGCTGACGTCTGCCGATCTTAAAAGCGCGCACGCCCACTGGCCGGAACTCGCGCCGTGGGCGCAACAGCTCCAGGCACAGTGGCCGATGGCGCTGCCGGGCTGTCAGCGGCTGGTACTGGATGGCGGACGCGTGACGCTCGATCTCTGGCTTGGCGATATCAACGAACTGGTCGATACGCTGGATGACACGCACAACCGCCAGGTGGACGCCTGGTTTCTGGATGGTTTCGCGCCGTCGAAAAACCCGGAAATGTGGACGCCAGGCCTGTTTACTGCGATGGCGCGCCTCGCCCGCCCCGGCGGTACGCTCGCGACATTCACCTCGGCAGGCTTTGTGCGCCGCGGGCTGATTGAGGCCGGGTTTGATGTGGTAAAGCGCAAAGGATTCGGGCGCAAGCGCGAAATGCTGACGGGCACGCTCAGCCATGACGCGCCGCCGCCTGCCCGCGCGCCCTGGTATGCGCGTCGTCCGGCAAGCGGTGATAAAGACGTAGCGATTATCGGTGGCGGTATCGCCAGTGCCCTGCTCGCGCTCGCCTTACAGAGGCGTGGCTGGCAGGTCACGCTCTACTGCGAAGATGACGCGCCGGCGCAGGGGGCATCGGGCAACCGCCAGGGCGCGCTCTATCCTCTGTTAAGCCATCATGACGCCGCGCTGGCCGCCTTCTTCCCGGCGGCCTTTACCTTCGCGCGCAGGCTCTATGACGCGCTGCCGGTCAGTTTCGATAAAGACTGGTGCGGCGTGACGCAGCTTGGCTGGGATGAAAAGAGCCAGACGAAAATCAACCAGATGCTGGAGCTCGCCCTGCCGGACACGCTGGCGCGCGGCGTTGACGCGCGAGAAGTGTGCGAACGCTGCGGCGTGGAGACCGGCTGTGGCGGCATTGAATATCCGCAGGGCGGCTGGCTCTGCCCGGCGCAACTGACTGCAGGCGTGCTGGAACTTGCGCAGGCGAACGGCCTGCGGGTGCATTACGGGCATAGGGTGAGCGCGCTGCATCGGGAAGACCAGGACTGGCAACTCGACTTCGCGAACGGCGCGCAGGCGCGCCACGCCGCCGTGGTACTGGCGAACGGGCACCAGCTCAGCGGCTTCCCGCAAACCGAAAAGCTGCCGGTCTACCCGGTCGGCGGCCAGGTGAGCCATATTCCCACCACGCCGGGCCTCGGCGCGCTGCGCCAGGTGCTCTGTTATGACGGCTACCTGACGCCGCAAAACCCGGCGAATGCGATGCACTGCATCGGCGCCAGCTATCACCGTGGCGTGAGCGAGATGCGCTACCAGGAGGAAGACCAGCAGCGCAACCGCCAGCGGCTTATCGACTGCCTGCCCGCGGCCAGCTGGGCGCAGGAGGTGGACGTGAGCGCGGGCGACGCGCGCTGCGGGGTACGCTGCGCCACACGCGATCATCTGCCCATGGTCGGCAACGCGCCGGATTACGCCGCGACGCTTCGCGATTACGCGACACTTTCCCAGGATGCCAGCGCGCCGGAGACGGTCATGCCCGCGCCGGTGCTCAAGAATCTCTTTGTGCTGGGCGCGCTCGGCTCGCGCGGGCTGTGCAGCGCGCCGCTGGCCGCTGAGATTTTAGCCTCGCAAATGAGCGGCGAACCGCTGCCGCTTGATGGCGCGACGCTCGCCGCGCTGAACCCCAACCGGCTGTGGGTGCGTAAGCTTCTCAAGGGGCGTGCGGCGGGTTAA
- the fabB gene encoding beta-ketoacyl-ACP synthase I: MKRAVITGLGIVSSIGNNQQEVLASLREGRSGITFSQEFLDAGMRSHVWGNVKLDTTGLIDRKVVRFMNDASIYAYLSMQEAIKDAGLPDEVYQNNPRVGIVAGSGGSSKAQVFGADAMRSPRGLKAVGPYVVTKAMASAVSACLATPFKIHGVNYSISSACATSAHCIGNAVEQIQLGKQDIVFAGGGEELGWEMACEFDAMGALSTKYNETPDKASRTYDASRDGFVIAGGGGMVVVEELEHALARGAHIYAEIVGYGATSDGADMVAPSGEGAVRCMKMAMHGVDTPIDYLNSHGTSTPVGDVKELGAIREVFGDNTPAISATKAMTGHSLGAAGVQEAIYSLLMLEHGFIAPSINIEELDEQAKGMNIITAPVERELTTVMSNSFGFGGTNATLVMRKYQA, from the coding sequence ATGAAACGTGCAGTAATTACTGGCCTGGGCATCGTTTCCAGCATCGGTAATAACCAGCAGGAAGTCCTGGCATCCCTGCGTGAAGGACGCTCGGGGATCACTTTCTCTCAAGAATTTCTCGACGCAGGTATGCGTAGCCACGTCTGGGGCAACGTGAAGCTGGACACCACCGGTCTTATCGACCGTAAAGTGGTGCGTTTCATGAACGACGCCTCTATTTATGCTTATCTCTCCATGCAGGAAGCGATTAAAGACGCTGGTCTGCCCGACGAGGTGTATCAGAACAACCCGCGCGTCGGTATCGTGGCCGGCTCCGGTGGTTCGTCCAAAGCCCAGGTGTTCGGCGCTGACGCGATGCGCAGCCCGCGCGGCCTGAAAGCGGTCGGCCCTTACGTGGTGACTAAAGCGATGGCCTCTGCGGTTTCCGCCTGCCTCGCGACCCCGTTTAAAATCCACGGCGTTAACTACTCCATCAGCTCCGCGTGTGCGACTTCCGCGCACTGCATCGGCAACGCGGTTGAGCAGATCCAGCTTGGCAAACAGGACATCGTGTTTGCGGGCGGCGGTGAAGAGCTGGGCTGGGAAATGGCGTGTGAGTTCGACGCGATGGGCGCGCTCTCCACTAAGTACAACGAGACCCCGGACAAAGCGTCCCGTACCTATGACGCAAGCCGTGACGGCTTTGTCATCGCAGGCGGCGGCGGTATGGTCGTGGTAGAAGAGCTGGAGCACGCGCTGGCGCGCGGTGCGCACATCTATGCAGAGATCGTCGGCTACGGCGCAACCTCCGATGGTGCCGACATGGTCGCACCGTCTGGCGAAGGCGCGGTGCGCTGCATGAAGATGGCGATGCATGGCGTGGATACGCCGATTGACTACCTGAACTCCCACGGTACGTCTACACCGGTTGGCGACGTGAAAGAGCTTGGCGCTATTCGTGAAGTCTTCGGCGACAACACGCCGGCTATCTCCGCAACCAAAGCGATGACCGGCCATTCGCTGGGTGCCGCAGGCGTTCAGGAAGCTATCTACTCGCTGCTGATGCTGGAGCACGGCTTTATCGCGCCGAGCATCAACATTGAAGAGCTGGACGAGCAGGCGAAAGGCATGAACATCATCACCGCGCCGGTTGAGCGTGAGCTGACGACGGTAATGTCCAACAGCTTCGGTTTTGGCGGCACCAACGCCACACTGGTTATGCGTAAATATCAGGCGTAA
- a CDS encoding autotransporter serine protease: protein MAAADVVTRTNYNRPLFITSAATARAAGVNGAGIKVGVADTGILTTHPALLGVVKGTLNYVDASANNLSVGDVRGHGTMVAQTLAGRATGLFTGGTAPGATLISARIIPDVANTRQSLNFGQINYDLARAGAKIINNSWGIPDWNPTSTATTTYFVNAWKPFISSYNGLIVFASGNDGAANPVGVAKLPSLAPASGLDKGWLVATAVDTFNPSYIASYANRCGVMKNSCLAAPGSVYVQSTDSTGKAVLRLVSGTSFAAPQVSGVAAMVWQKYPYFTNDLVRQTVLGTATDIGAPGVDAVFGYGLLNAAKAINGPAKFNWGTVSVAFNSYTSTWSNAISGSGGLIKSGTGKLVLTQDASYTGTTQVLGGSLSSAKSLASAVNIGRAGTLDVRTVKGNVDNSGFLLLRDGKTRFMTNYTQRTTGSLAFMLGSTLDVAGRATLAGNLHLLGVPAGYITQARQPVVNAGAVSGKFSRFTQSAGVFLTGSVGYSTKQVWLNIKRLQVTQTKVASTSAATQSAAVRLEQAFTQLDKQVATGVAVRASSFASAAGELQHISNNPSARAALESLSGQLPAATAALTWQAINVNQRSSANHINALLDAPQSRSWSDTLSWNGSLGRSGYSPVSYSMKGWVTGQDRFIDEHTFIGTSLSRTDTFSALSSGGERNTGTLSEAALYGGKIYGGYYLTGRLASGYYDGQQRRMLWLGSRSERVSSRQSGSWMSLGSETGYRFNVDGLAVTPFIDTQYITLKQDAFSEKSGSGFGLRADNQTTTRWQAGVGLRAAYTFDLQTHGRLDLSFQTHLQRALSQDEGRYQASFTGVDQPVPLHGVTAPEKTLTSAVSLGWQVNPALNLNLTGEQETSDGRNSNRSVMAGVSLSF, encoded by the coding sequence GTGGCGGCAGCGGATGTCGTCACGCGCACCAACTATAACCGTCCGCTGTTTATCACCAGCGCCGCGACGGCGCGCGCGGCAGGCGTCAACGGCGCCGGGATAAAAGTCGGCGTGGCGGATACCGGTATTCTGACCACGCATCCGGCGCTGCTGGGGGTGGTGAAAGGCACGCTGAACTATGTCGACGCGAGCGCCAATAATCTGAGCGTTGGCGATGTGCGCGGCCACGGCACGATGGTCGCCCAGACGCTCGCGGGCCGCGCCACAGGCCTGTTCACCGGCGGTACTGCGCCGGGCGCGACGCTTATCAGCGCGCGTATCATTCCTGATGTCGCCAATACGCGCCAGAGCCTGAATTTCGGGCAGATTAACTACGATCTCGCGCGTGCAGGCGCGAAAATTATCAATAACTCCTGGGGTATTCCTGACTGGAACCCGACCAGCACGGCCACGACTACCTATTTTGTAAACGCCTGGAAGCCTTTTATCTCGTCGTATAACGGACTGATTGTGTTTGCGAGCGGCAACGATGGCGCGGCGAATCCGGTAGGCGTTGCGAAACTGCCATCACTGGCACCCGCTTCCGGGCTGGATAAAGGCTGGCTGGTGGCGACGGCGGTCGATACTTTTAACCCAAGCTATATCGCAAGCTATGCCAACCGCTGCGGCGTGATGAAAAACAGCTGCCTCGCGGCACCCGGCAGCGTTTACGTGCAGTCGACAGACAGCACCGGTAAAGCGGTGCTGCGCCTGGTGAGCGGCACCTCATTCGCCGCGCCGCAGGTTTCGGGCGTGGCGGCGATGGTCTGGCAGAAATACCCTTATTTCACGAACGATCTGGTTCGCCAGACGGTGCTCGGCACCGCGACCGATATCGGCGCACCGGGCGTGGACGCGGTATTTGGTTACGGCCTGCTGAACGCCGCGAAGGCGATTAACGGCCCGGCGAAGTTTAACTGGGGCACCGTGAGCGTCGCGTTTAACAGCTACACCTCGACCTGGAGCAACGCAATCAGCGGCAGCGGCGGGTTGATTAAAAGCGGTACCGGCAAGCTGGTGCTGACGCAGGACGCCAGCTATACCGGCACCACACAGGTGCTGGGCGGTAGCCTGTCGTCGGCGAAAAGTCTGGCCTCCGCGGTGAACATTGGCCGCGCGGGCACGCTGGATGTGCGCACGGTAAAAGGCAATGTCGATAACAGCGGTTTTCTGCTGCTGCGCGACGGCAAAACGCGCTTTATGACCAACTATACTCAGCGCACCACCGGCAGTCTGGCGTTTATGCTCGGCTCGACGCTGGATGTGGCAGGGCGCGCGACGCTCGCCGGTAACCTGCATCTTTTGGGCGTACCGGCAGGCTACATCACCCAGGCGCGCCAGCCGGTGGTCAACGCGGGCGCGGTATCCGGCAAATTCAGCCGTTTTACGCAGTCGGCGGGCGTGTTCCTGACAGGCTCGGTGGGCTACAGTACGAAGCAGGTGTGGCTGAACATCAAGCGCCTGCAGGTGACGCAGACCAAAGTCGCCAGCACGTCTGCGGCTACGCAGTCCGCCGCCGTGCGTCTGGAACAGGCGTTTACGCAGCTTGATAAACAAGTCGCGACCGGCGTGGCGGTACGCGCCAGTTCGTTTGCGTCCGCCGCGGGCGAGTTGCAGCACATCTCGAATAACCCGTCTGCCCGCGCGGCGCTGGAGAGCCTCTCCGGCCAGCTTCCGGCAGCGACGGCGGCGCTCACCTGGCAGGCCATCAATGTGAATCAGCGCAGCAGCGCGAATCACATCAACGCGCTGCTGGACGCGCCGCAAAGCCGTAGCTGGAGCGATACGCTCTCCTGGAACGGCAGCCTCGGGCGCAGCGGATATTCGCCGGTGAGCTACTCCATGAAAGGGTGGGTGACCGGCCAGGACCGGTTTATTGATGAGCACACGTTTATCGGCACGTCGCTGTCGCGCACCGACACGTTCAGCGCGCTGAGCAGCGGCGGCGAGCGCAACACCGGCACGCTGAGCGAAGCGGCGCTGTACGGCGGCAAGATCTACGGCGGCTACTACCTGACCGGGCGCCTGGCGTCCGGGTATTACGACGGCCAGCAGCGCCGTATGTTGTGGCTCGGCAGCCGTTCCGAGCGCGTCAGCAGCCGTCAGAGCGGCAGCTGGATGTCGCTTGGCAGCGAAACCGGCTATCGCTTTAACGTGGACGGCTTAGCCGTGACGCCGTTTATCGATACGCAATACATCACGCTGAAGCAGGATGCGTTTAGCGAGAAGAGCGGCTCAGGTTTTGGCCTGCGCGCTGACAACCAGACCACCACGCGCTGGCAGGCGGGCGTGGGGTTGCGCGCGGCGTACACGTTCGATCTGCAAACCCACGGGCGGCTGGATCTGAGCTTCCAGACTCACCTGCAGCGTGCGTTGAGCCAGGATGAAGGCCGCTACCAGGCGAGCTTCACCGGCGTGGATCAGCCGGTGCCGCTGCACGGCGTGACGGCACCGGAGAAAACGCTGACCAGCGCAGTATCGCTCGGCTGGCAGGTGAACCCGGCGCTGAATCTGAATCTGACGGGCGAGCAGGAGACCAGCGACGGGCGCAACAGCAACCGCAGCGTGATGGCCGGCGTATCGTTAAGTTTCTGA
- the flk gene encoding flagella biosynthesis regulator Flk gives MMQPIHGATPRPAGEPPTSPHSAGEQPLSTQQRTVLERLITRLVALTQQQSAEVWAGMKHDLGLKSDAPLLSRHFPAAEQNLNQRLGQAQQTHTQRQVLSQLTELLNVGNNRQAVSDYIRQQFGHTALNQLSGEQLKSVLTLLQNAQLNIPQPQQRPATDRPMQPAEHNTLNQQVTKLAAATGESPKLIWQSMLELSGVKSGELIPAKHFAALSTWLVARQTLADQPAPTLHSIQAALRQPLESREWQEISDYAQQRFQATPQTVLTTAQVQDILNQVFIRRSEGSPETLEVRHIQPIYSPLIAFFTQPMKQISAKPGLAMFLLVLVILLLWLVI, from the coding sequence ATGATGCAACCCATTCATGGCGCCACGCCCCGCCCGGCGGGGGAGCCTCCCACATCGCCCCACTCCGCAGGCGAGCAGCCGCTTTCCACTCAGCAGCGCACGGTGCTTGAGCGGCTTATCACCCGGCTTGTGGCGCTAACCCAACAGCAAAGCGCCGAAGTCTGGGCCGGTATGAAGCACGATCTGGGCTTAAAGAGCGATGCGCCGCTGCTTTCGCGCCACTTCCCCGCTGCCGAGCAGAATCTTAACCAGCGGCTAGGCCAGGCGCAGCAGACCCACACTCAGCGCCAGGTGTTGTCGCAACTGACCGAGCTTCTGAACGTCGGCAACAACCGCCAGGCGGTGAGCGATTATATCCGCCAGCAGTTTGGGCACACCGCGCTGAACCAGCTTTCCGGCGAGCAGCTCAAAAGCGTGCTGACGCTACTGCAAAACGCGCAGCTGAATATTCCGCAGCCTCAGCAGCGCCCGGCGACCGACCGCCCGATGCAGCCCGCAGAGCATAATACGCTCAACCAGCAGGTAACGAAGCTTGCCGCCGCGACCGGCGAATCGCCGAAGCTCATCTGGCAGTCAATGCTGGAGCTTTCAGGTGTGAAAAGCGGCGAGCTGATTCCGGCGAAGCATTTCGCCGCGCTCTCGACCTGGCTTGTTGCGCGCCAGACGCTCGCCGACCAGCCCGCGCCGACGCTGCACAGCATTCAGGCCGCGCTGCGCCAGCCGCTGGAATCGCGCGAATGGCAGGAGATAAGCGACTACGCGCAGCAGCGCTTTCAGGCCACGCCGCAAACGGTGCTGACCACCGCCCAGGTGCAGGATATTCTTAATCAGGTGTTTATTCGTCGCTCGGAAGGGTCGCCGGAAACGCTTGAAGTGCGCCATATTCAGCCGATCTACAGCCCGCTTATCGCGTTCTTCACCCAACCGATGAAGCAGATTTCCGCGAAACCTGGCCTTGCGATGTTCCTGCTGGTGCTGGTTATTCTTCTGCTCTGGCTGGTTATCTGA
- the pdxB gene encoding 4-phosphoerythronate dehydrogenase PdxB — translation MKILVDENMPYARELFSRLGEVQAVPGRPIPQAALDDADALMVRSVTQVNRDLLAGKNIRFVGTATAGTDHVDEDYLREAGIGFSAAPGCNAIAVVEYVFSALLMLAERDGFALTDRTVGIVGVGNVGSRLQARLEALGVRTLLCDPPRADRGDSGDFRTLDELVREADILTFHTPLFKDGPYKTLHLADEALIARLKPGAILINACRGPVVDNAALLARLEAGQPLSVVLDVWEPEPALNVELLKRVDIGTAHIAGYTLEGKARGTTQVFEAYSQFLGTPQQVALATLLPPPEFGRITLQGPLDQATLKRLVHLVYDVRRDDAPLRRVAGIPGEFDKLRKNYQERREWSSLYVQCDDEAAAALLQKLGFNATHHPIR, via the coding sequence GTGAAAATCCTCGTTGATGAAAATATGCCTTACGCACGCGAGCTGTTCAGCCGTCTTGGCGAGGTGCAGGCCGTGCCTGGCCGCCCGATCCCGCAGGCGGCGCTGGACGATGCCGACGCACTGATGGTGCGCTCGGTCACGCAGGTGAATCGCGATTTGCTGGCAGGCAAAAACATCCGGTTTGTCGGCACCGCCACGGCGGGCACCGATCACGTTGATGAAGACTATTTACGCGAGGCAGGCATCGGGTTTTCCGCCGCGCCCGGCTGCAACGCTATCGCCGTCGTCGAATATGTATTCTCCGCGCTGCTGATGCTTGCCGAGCGCGACGGCTTTGCGCTCACTGACCGCACTGTCGGCATTGTCGGCGTGGGTAACGTCGGCTCTCGTTTGCAGGCGCGGCTGGAGGCGCTCGGCGTACGCACGCTGCTGTGCGATCCGCCGCGTGCCGATCGCGGCGACAGCGGCGATTTCCGCACACTCGACGAGCTGGTGCGCGAGGCAGACATTCTCACCTTCCACACGCCGCTCTTTAAAGACGGTCCGTACAAAACGCTGCATCTGGCCGACGAGGCGCTGATCGCGCGCCTTAAGCCCGGCGCTATTCTCATTAACGCCTGCCGCGGCCCGGTGGTCGATAACGCCGCGCTGCTGGCGCGCCTTGAGGCGGGGCAGCCGCTCAGTGTCGTGCTGGATGTCTGGGAGCCGGAGCCTGCGCTTAACGTTGAGCTTTTAAAGCGTGTTGATATCGGCACCGCGCATATCGCGGGCTATACGCTGGAAGGCAAAGCGCGCGGCACTACGCAGGTGTTTGAGGCGTACAGCCAGTTTCTCGGCACGCCGCAGCAGGTGGCGCTTGCCACGTTGCTGCCGCCGCCGGAATTTGGCCGCATCACGCTTCAGGGGCCGCTCGATCAGGCGACGCTGAAACGGCTGGTGCATCTGGTATATGATGTGCGCCGCGACGACGCGCCGCTTCGCCGCGTGGCGGGCATTCCAGGCGAGTTTGATAAGCTTCGCAAAAATTACCAGGAGCGCCGCGAATGGTCGTCGCTCTATGTGCAGTGCGATGACGAAGCCGCCGCCGCGCTGCTGCAAAAGCTGGGTTTTAACGCGACCCATCATCCGATCCGTTAA
- a CDS encoding aspartate-semialdehyde dehydrogenase: MSEGWNIAILGATGAVGEALLEQLAERQFPVGELYALARNESAGETLRFNGKSVQVQDADAFDWTQAQLAFFVAGQEASARYVDDATNAGCLVIDSSGLFALEPDVPLVVPDVNPYVLADYRNRNVVAVADSLTSQLLTALRPLMEAGGLSRIQVTNLLSVSAQGKTAVDALAGQSARLLNGMPVDEDDHFGRQLAFNMLPLLPDREGSVRQDRRLVDEVRKVLQDEGLMISVTSVQAPVFYGHAQMVNFEALRPLAAEEARDALERDQDIALSEENDYPTQVGDASGSVHLSIGCVRNDYGMPEQIQFWSVADNVRFGGALMAIKTAEKLLQEYLY, from the coding sequence ATGTCTGAAGGCTGGAATATCGCCATACTGGGCGCGACGGGCGCCGTGGGAGAGGCCCTGCTTGAGCAACTCGCCGAGCGTCAGTTCCCGGTGGGTGAACTTTATGCGCTGGCGCGCAATGAAAGCGCGGGTGAAACGCTGCGCTTCAACGGTAAAAGCGTGCAGGTGCAGGATGCCGACGCGTTCGACTGGACTCAGGCGCAGCTCGCCTTTTTCGTCGCAGGCCAGGAAGCAAGCGCCCGCTACGTGGATGACGCGACCAACGCCGGTTGTCTGGTTATCGATTCCAGCGGCCTGTTCGCGCTGGAGCCGGACGTGCCGCTGGTGGTGCCGGACGTCAACCCGTATGTACTGGCAGATTACCGCAACCGCAACGTAGTGGCGGTGGCCGACAGCCTGACCAGCCAGCTTCTGACGGCGCTGCGTCCGCTGATGGAAGCAGGCGGATTGTCGCGCATTCAGGTGACGAATCTGTTGTCCGTTTCCGCGCAGGGTAAAACGGCGGTGGACGCGCTGGCGGGCCAGAGCGCGCGCCTGCTGAACGGGATGCCGGTCGATGAAGACGATCATTTTGGCCGCCAGCTGGCGTTCAACATGCTGCCGCTGCTGCCGGACCGCGAAGGCAGCGTGCGCCAGGATCGCCGTCTGGTGGATGAAGTGCGCAAGGTATTGCAGGACGAAGGTTTGATGATTTCCGTCACCAGCGTACAGGCACCGGTATTTTACGGTCATGCCCAGATGGTGAATTTCGAAGCGCTGCGCCCTCTCGCGGCGGAAGAAGCCCGCGACGCGCTGGAGCGCGATCAGGACATCGCGCTCTCTGAAGAGAACGACTATCCGACGCAGGTGGGCGACGCCTCCGGCAGCGTGCATCTTTCCATCGGCTGCGTGCGTAACGACTACGGCATGCCGGAGCAGATCCAGTTCTGGTCGGTCGCTGATAACGTGCGCTTCGGCGGCGCGCTGATGGCCATCAAAACGGCGGAAAAACTGCTGCAGGAGTACCTGTACTGA
- the truA gene encoding tRNA pseudouridine(38-40) synthase TruA, giving the protein MSESLEKPVVKIALGIEYDGSKYYGWQRQQEVRSVQEKLEKALSQVANEPINVFCAGRTDAGVHATGQVVHFETTAIRKDAAWTLGVNANLPGDIAVRWVKDVPAEFHARFSATARRYRYVIYNHRLRPAVLSQGVTHYHLPLDAERMHRAAQCLIGENDFTSFRAVQCQSRTPWRNLMHINVERFGAYIVVDIKANAFVHHMVRNIVGSLMEIGCGNQPESWIAELLAAKDRTLAAATAKAEGLYLVSVDYPAQFELPKPPMGPLFLAD; this is encoded by the coding sequence ATGTCGGAGAGTCTGGAAAAGCCGGTAGTTAAAATCGCGCTTGGCATTGAGTACGACGGCAGTAAATATTACGGCTGGCAGCGTCAGCAGGAAGTGCGCAGCGTCCAGGAGAAGCTTGAAAAGGCGCTCTCGCAGGTGGCGAACGAACCGATTAACGTCTTCTGCGCGGGCCGTACCGACGCGGGCGTGCATGCCACCGGACAGGTGGTGCACTTTGAAACGACCGCTATTCGCAAAGATGCCGCCTGGACGCTCGGCGTAAATGCGAATTTACCTGGTGACATCGCGGTGCGCTGGGTGAAAGATGTGCCCGCGGAGTTTCACGCCCGGTTCAGCGCCACGGCCCGCCGTTACCGCTACGTTATCTATAATCACCGTTTGCGGCCGGCGGTGCTCTCGCAAGGGGTGACGCATTACCACCTGCCGCTGGACGCAGAGCGTATGCACCGGGCGGCGCAGTGTCTTATCGGCGAAAACGACTTTACCTCGTTTCGCGCGGTGCAGTGCCAGTCCCGCACGCCCTGGCGCAACCTGATGCATATCAACGTTGAGCGCTTCGGGGCGTACATTGTGGTGGATATCAAGGCTAACGCGTTTGTGCATCATATGGTGCGTAATATCGTTGGCAGCCTGATGGAAATAGGCTGCGGTAACCAGCCGGAGAGCTGGATAGCAGAACTGCTGGCGGCTAAGGACAGAACGCTTGCGGCAGCGACGGCGAAGGCGGAAGGGCTTTATCTGGTGTCGGTGGATTATCCGGCGCAGTTTGAGCTTCCAAAGCCGCCGATGGGCCCACTTTTTTTAGCTGACTGA
- a CDS encoding DedA family protein, which produces MDIIRFLIDFILHIDVHLAELVAQYGIWVYAILFLILFCETGLVVTPFLPGDSLLFVAGALSSLPSNDLNVHLMALLMVIAAILGDAVNYTIGRLFGARLFSNPDSKIFRQSYLDKTHAFYERHGGKTIILARFVPIVRTFAPFVAGMGHMSYRHFALYNVVGALLWVLLFTYAGYFFGAMPFIQDNLKLLIVAIIVFSVLPGVYEVVRHKRAAARQIK; this is translated from the coding sequence ATGGACATTATTCGCTTTCTGATTGATTTTATTTTACATATCGACGTGCATCTGGCGGAGCTGGTGGCGCAGTACGGGATCTGGGTATACGCGATCCTGTTCCTGATCCTGTTCTGCGAAACGGGGCTTGTCGTGACGCCGTTTCTGCCGGGCGATTCGCTGCTGTTTGTGGCGGGCGCGCTCTCCTCGCTGCCGTCCAACGATCTCAATGTGCACCTGATGGCGCTTTTAATGGTTATCGCGGCGATACTCGGCGACGCGGTGAACTACACTATAGGCCGACTCTTTGGCGCGCGGCTGTTCAGCAACCCGGATTCAAAAATCTTCCGTCAGAGCTATCTTGATAAAACGCATGCGTTTTATGAGCGTCACGGCGGTAAAACGATTATCCTCGCCCGCTTCGTGCCGATCGTGCGCACTTTCGCGCCGTTCGTCGCCGGGATGGGGCATATGTCCTATCGTCATTTTGCCCTGTATAACGTGGTGGGCGCGCTGTTGTGGGTTCTGCTGTTTACCTACGCGGGCTACTTCTTTGGCGCGATGCCGTTTATTCAGGACAATCTGAAGTTGCTGATCGTCGCCATTATCGTCTTCTCGGTATTGCCGGGCGTATATGAAGTGGTGCGTCACAAACGCGCCGCGGCGCGCCAGATAAAATAA